Below is a window of Leuconostoc gasicomitatum LMG 18811 DNA.
GCTATGAACATGTTCGCAGAGCTAGATGTTGTTGTTGCCCACTGAAGAGATAAATATAAATATTTTGCATATAGAGATATTCTGTCACCACCTGTACCATTTACTGTATTTGAACTTGTTGTTCCAAGATTTATGAAAGGAGATCCAGCACTGTTTCCAATATCAGCCCCACCAGTTATCATGACACCTTTTGAATAACCAGCTAAAAAAAGTTTCTTATCTTCAGAAACAATGATTCCGTTATAATTTTCTGTGCCGATGTAGTTTGGCACAGAATGTGGAAGCGTTGCAATACCTACCGATTTTGTTCCGTATATTAGTGCTCCACCTGTTCCAAAACCACTAGTATCATTTTTTACGCCAAAATAAGGTGAATTACCAGAATCTGTAAGCGAATATTGCGATAAATATAAACCACCATCTTTTAATGTCGAATAGCCTAATGAACTCCTTGTGGCTATATATCGTTTGTCGATATTGATATCAACACCAATGCCATCTTGATCATCAATACTTTGACTATAGATCCTTCCGTTTTGAAAATATACTTGGCCTGTGTTTAAGTTAATGCTTAAATTAGCTCCAGATATGGTACCTGCTACAATATTGTTCGCATTGATATTAGTAACGTTAACTTGGTTACCATTCAACGTACCAACCGTCATGTTTGAAGCGTTCAGGTTCTTGAAATTACCGCCAAGTGCGTAAAAATCACCCGTAACGGTCGTATTACCATCAAGCGTAATGTTCTTGCTGATCAATGACATTTGAGTAGGCGTACCAACAATACCCGACACGATACCTTGGATATTGTCCTTGATACCAATGCTCCAGTTGTCCTTGAATAATGTTAAATTAGCTGACATATCATCGTTAGGCGTGTAAGTTTGGTGCACATCCGTTGCAGTTATAGTTGTCTGGGTGAATGTTGCTTTTTGTCCCGCTCCTGCATTATTAACAATTAGTGAAGCTTGCATGTATGATGCGTTAATCGGAGCAGTAATACCGTCAAAGTATAGATCAATCCAGTAGGGTGAATCTATCTGCGGTGTTTGAACTTTCCACGATCCACCAGTCCCACCATTAATTCGTGCACCAGAACTATCAACATACCAAACATCAAGTAAAGCTCGACCATTAGTTAACCCACCATTTGTATAATGTACCCGTGTTGCCCCGCTATATTTCTGACCACCTATTACTGGTATGTTATTAGCCCAGTATCCTTGGTAACCAGCCGCTGTTGAAACGATGGTAATTACGCCACTAATCTTATTATCAATATTCTGATTTTGCCTAATTTCAATGGTGCCCGATTTAGAAAGATAACCGTAATCAGCAGTAAACTCTGAGTTAGGAAATAAGTTACTTGCACCAAGGTTAGCAATAATAGCACTAGCTGTTTGAGTGATTGTTGAATTAAGTCCACTGGTTGCAGATGAAACTTGTAATTGGGTATATGTGGCTGCTGAATTAAGGGTATTACTATCCCCATTATTACGGTCTGAAATCTCCTGGCTTACTTGTCCAGCTAATGTCGTTTGCTTAGTTTCCACACCAGACACACGGTTAGTTGTACTTGTTAACGTACCCTCAGCTGTTGTTACACGGCTAGTCACGCTGTTGATAGCACCAGTATTGGCTGATACGGTTTGGGTAATGCCGTCAATTGTAGTCTGTTGAGTGGCAAACTTAGTAGTTGTATCCTTGCTAAGCTGTGCAACCGTGGTAGTGACACTATCAGCCTTTACATTAACTGCTCCAATACTAGTATTTAGAGTATTAGTAGCACTGTTTAAGTCCTGTTTAGTAGCGGTTAAGGCTATGGCGTCTTTATTTGATTTGATATTTGTTTCAGCAGTCGAAACACGCCCATCATTTGACTTTTGGTAGTTTCCAATTGTTGTTGTTGCTTGATCGGCTGTTAATTGAGCCGTACCAACTTTGGAAGTTAAATCTTTGGTTTTGGCATCATAATCTGATTTACTGACTGTAGCTTTTAAGCCATCTAATGCTTGTTGAGCTGTAGATTGAGCAACAGATATGCCATTATTTGCATCAGTTTTATTTTGGATGATTGTGGTACCGATACTGGTAGCTGTGTCATCAATTTTCTTGTTGACAATGCCGTCTGCTGACTTATAAGCCGCTTCAATTTGTGCCTGAGCTTGGTCTAAATTAGCATTTGCAGTAGCTAATGTTTGTTGCGCTACCGTTTGCGTGTTTACCTTAGCATCAACCACCCCTTGATTAACCATTGATTGAGCATTGGCATCAAAATTGCGCTTATCAATCTCATTATTAGCCTGCTGTTTAGATACTGTGTTAATTGTCTGATTGATTAGCACATTGTTATCATCTATTGCCTTATCACTGTTAGATTTTGCAGTTAATACCGCCTCTTCAACACCCGCCGCTATTTGTTCGCCCATTTCTGGGTCGATACGTTTTTCCCAATATAATGAACCATCAGGTTTTTTGATGTAAATGTAAAGCACACGGCCATCGCCTGTTTGTACCCATCCTAAATCACCCTCGTTAGCCGTTTTTGGCAATATGTCAAAACTATCAACGTAATATGATGTGTTCTTACCATTAGCAGCTATCAATGCGACATTAGCATCAGTCACGGCTTGGTTGGCTGCATCCATTGCGTTATTTACTTGTGTTGCGAGCGAGGCGTTAGAGTCTTGATATTTCTGAACGATACCAACGTTACCAGCGGTTACGGTGTAACTAATACGCGTTCCTTCAGCTGAAAATTCATCATCAATACTGATAATGCGAATGCGTTGTTTGAAGTCCAGTCTTTCATCAATCGCCATTAACCAATCGCCAACATTAGCCATTTTGTAAGGGTATCCAGCAGCGGTTAAATCGTAAAGAGACAGTTTTATTGATACGGAAAAACTACCATCAACCTCATCCTTAACAGCATTTAGCAAATTACTCTGAATGGTAAATCGTTGGTCATCTACGGGTTCAGCTTGTAACTTACCATATACACTAGCTAATGGGCTAGTATAGGTTACATGCAATCTGTCGCCTCTTTGATTTTGTTGATCAGCATATGCGCCAAAGCCTTCACCATAAGTTACAAAACCAACAGCATCATTTTCAACTGACATATCAGACAAATTGAATCCGTAGCGCACAATCGTCGATAAATCTGTCCCAACTTTTTCAAAAATGGATACTAAAGTACCATTGATCTCAAACTCACCACCAATACTTGAAATAATGTCATTAAAAAGTGATAACTTGGTTTTCATTCCCCAATTATCTTTTCCAATCGCAGTTGGTGCGTAGTTCAAGGCATACGTATATCCTGTATTAGAAAATATTTGATCTAAATACCATTTAATGGTGTGACTACCGCTTGTTGATGTGTACAACACACTTTTAGCTGTGTTCCAAAAGAAACGATGTATGGCATCAAATGATACAGTATTATCATTATCATTACGTTCAAAATAAGTAATTACATAAGGCTCATCATCAAATTCAAGCGACCAACCTTTGTCAATTTTATTGAGCACGTCATCACCATCATATATAGTACCCGTTAATGATTTTTCGCCATTCAAGGCACTTTTTCTTTGAATGGTTCCAACTGCAAGGAATGATTGACCTGCAACATTTTTAAATTTAATCATAGGTACAGCTCCTTGTAATCGTGAATTTCTATCGTTGCCGTAATTGATGAATTAACAGCAATTTGACCGCTGATAGATGGTTCTAATACGAAATATTCAAAGTTAGTGTTGTCGTTAATAGACAAGCTATTTTTTAAGTTGTACATACCACCAATCTTGAAAACATCCCCAACAGCTACCGTGCCAGAATATGTCCACGTTTTAG
It encodes the following:
- a CDS encoding phage tail protein, which gives rise to MIKFKNVAGQSFLAVGTIQRKSALNGEKSLTGTIYDGDDVLNKIDKGWSLEFDDEPYVITYFERNDNDNTVSFDAIHRFFWNTAKSVLYTSTSGSHTIKWYLDQIFSNTGYTYALNYAPTAIGKDNWGMKTKLSLFNDIISSIGGEFEINGTLVSIFEKVGTDLSTIVRYGFNLSDMSVENDAVGFVTYGEGFGAYADQQNQRGDRLHVTYTSPLASVYGKLQAEPVDDQRFTIQSNLLNAVKDEVDGSFSVSIKLSLYDLTAAGYPYKMANVGDWLMAIDERLDFKQRIRIISIDDEFSAEGTRISYTVTAGNVGIVQKYQDSNASLATQVNNAMDAANQAVTDANVALIAANGKNTSYYVDSFDILPKTANEGDLGWVQTGDGRVLYIYIKKPDGSLYWEKRIDPEMGEQIAAGVEEAVLTAKSNSDKAIDDNNVLINQTINTVSKQQANNEIDKRNFDANAQSMVNQGVVDAKVNTQTVAQQTLATANANLDQAQAQIEAAYKSADGIVNKKIDDTATSIGTTIIQNKTDANNGISVAQSTAQQALDGLKATVSKSDYDAKTKDLTSKVGTAQLTADQATTTIGNYQKSNDGRVSTAETNIKSNKDAIALTATKQDLNSATNTLNTSIGAVNVKADSVTTTVAQLSKDTTTKFATQQTTIDGITQTVSANTGAINSVTSRVTTAEGTLTSTTNRVSGVETKQTTLAGQVSQEISDRNNGDSNTLNSAATYTQLQVSSATSGLNSTITQTASAIIANLGASNLFPNSEFTADYGYLSKSGTIEIRQNQNIDNKISGVITIVSTAAGYQGYWANNIPVIGGQKYSGATRVHYTNGGLTNGRALLDVWYVDSSGARINGGTGGSWKVQTPQIDSPYWIDLYFDGITAPINASYMQASLIVNNAGAGQKATFTQTTITATDVHQTYTPNDDMSANLTLFKDNWSIGIKDNIQGIVSGIVGTPTQMSLISKNITLDGNTTVTGDFYALGGNFKNLNASNMTVGTLNGNQVNVTNINANNIVAGTISGANLSINLNTGQVYFQNGRIYSQSIDDQDGIGVDINIDKRYIATRSSLGYSTLKDGGLYLSQYSLTDSGNSPYFGVKNDTSGFGTGGALIYGTKSVGIATLPHSVPNYIGTENYNGIIVSEDKKLFLAGYSKGVMITGGADIGNSAGSPFINLGTTSSNTVNGTGGDRISLYAKYLYLSLQWATTTSSSANMFIASDGAVVRSSSSSKYKLDIEYEKEPDTANKLLTLDPATWHDKFESEQIAKFHKTGVDTERSIDMNKRRYYGVIAEDLVKAGLDYLVQRSPETGDVEGVEYSKIGVALIPIVRELRNRIIEQNIALERLKEQLK